From the genome of Chionomys nivalis chromosome 9, mChiNiv1.1, whole genome shotgun sequence:
CATATTTTAGGGTTATgcattcttttgatttttgtggaAGTCTTAAAAATGATCTCATTGAAGTGAACTCATTGTATTCATTGACTACCCTGTGTTCTCTCCAGCAACATGTGAAGAGAACTTCTAAAGTTAAAATTGACTTTACATTTTAATCTTTTATGAATTACTAATTCTCATCAGCCAGTGCTGCTTTACTGAATTGTGGTTATTCCTTCCATCAATTTCATCACAATCCAGATGAGCATGTGTTAATGTCTTTCCTCAAGATTTGCTCTACCCTGAAAAAGATTCAGAAGTAgggctgaagatgtagctcagttaaaAGAGGTTTGCTGAGCATGCAGAAGGTTCCGAGTCCACCCCTCAGCACCACCTAAACTGGAttacacacttgcaatcccagccattcaggaagtggagacaggaacagCTCGAGCTACAGGAgaccatatctttaaaaaataaaaaagtgcttTTCAGAATGCATtatgatgatgatttttttttttttttttcgagacagggtttctctgtagctttggagcctgtcctggaactagctcttgtagaccaggctggccttgaactcacagagatccgcttgcctctgcctccctactgcctGGCTCAGAATACTTTAAAGAATgttgttaatcccagcacccaggaagaggcagacagCTCTCCATGAGTTTATGGCTAGCTTGTGAATCCCAGACTAGCCCTGCcttatatatctataaataaaaaagttagaATATTCTGTTTTGAAGTGTAAAAGAGATTGTTTGTAATTGTTTGAGGCAAATGagctatatatacacatatatgcatacatgtgtgtgtttcttacctGTCTATGTAGTATACGGATATAAAATAAGCATTTGTCAGCAGAATTGAGAAATTCTTCAATCACTTCTGTGGATGTGGCAGTGGGGAATTGAAACCTGAACCCAGTACATGCTAGACAAATACTGTAACACTAAGTACACATTTatgtggctggtgagatggtgcTGTAGGTAAAGGTACATCCTTATATATTTACGTGGGcataagagcatttttttttatcttacaggttatattaaaagaaaaagttaaagaacTGAATTTACATGAGGTAAGTtgcttttaagtattttaatcTTTCCTTGAGCAATTTTCTAGTACAAATGGTGTGCTTGAATACCTTCATTTTCAGAAGCTGAAAAAGATAGgcacctccctccttccctctccctgcaGTGACAATACCATAAGGCACGTCATGTGTTATCACTTACTCTTCTTgccactgtgacaaaacacctaGGAAGAACTTAAAGACAAGAgcgtttattttttatttgtttttttttggttgttttgagacagggtttctctgtggctttggagcctgtcctggaactagctcttatagaccaggatggcctcgaactcacagagatctgcctgcctttgcctcccaaatgctgggattaaaggcgtgcgccaccaccgcccggcacaagagcgtttattgtggctcacagtttgggtATTCATTCAGCATGGTGAAGAACTGGCAGCGAGCAAGGCTTGAGCAATTGTAGGTACATGAAGAGCTCGCACTGTGTCCTCCagtaggaagcagagaaatgaacactgatgcTCACCAGGCTTTCCTGCCCCTCCTCTCTTTATATTCAGTGTGATACCCAGTCTATAcctttttttatgtatataatattctgcatgtgtgtgtgtctacaggccagaagagggcaccaaacctcattacagatggttgtgagccaccatgtggttgctgggaattgaactcatgacctttggaagagcaggcaatgctcttaaccactgagccatctctccagcccccccccccagtccatACTTAAAGTGTGTCTTCCTCCTCAGTTAGATCTCTCTGCAAACAACTAATATGTCCTAGGTGACTTCTAAAAGCCAGTCAGGTTGATGATGAGGCTTAACCCTTAGACAGTCTCAAGATTTTTCAGGGGTTGTGTTTGAGATCAGTTCTtatttgtagcccaggttgtccttgaattgACAACAATCCTGCTTTAGCTTCCTAAGGGCTTGTAGGCACAACTCAACATGCCCACTTTGACTGCATTTAATATTATTCCGCATGCTGACTTTAACTACAGATGTCCAGGATGTGCAGCCTGATCCTCTCACTAGGAGCCTTAGGGAAGCCATATGTCCTGTTGCTTAGCTGAGCTTCAGGAACCCACACGTTTTGTGGTAGACACTAGTCTCACTTGTGACTCTGCCTTCCAGCTCTGTGCTGTGTGTTTAGAAGACTTTAAGCCTCGAGATGAACTGGGGATTTGCCCGTGTAAGCATGCCTTCCACAGAAAGTGAGTATTGTTATGGAATTATTTAATGTGATCTAGTTTACTGTGGGGCATCGCCAGCCAAGCTTGATGGCTTCATAATTGTCTGTAATGCAGAAAACTGACAGCACTCCACAGGGTGGGGCACACGCATGTGTACGTGACATTAGGAGGAACCAGGGAAATGGAGCATGACCAACACTGCAGGCTTGGGCAGAGGCCCAGCCCGCCCTACACCTCTATAAACAGTTCTTTAGCTGGAACTTTCCAACAACCGCTCCATCTCTTGAAGCTGTATTTTAATCAAAATCAGTTATTTTAAGTCACAATAAATAGTATGGATATACATGATGTTGTGATGACATCTTCTACAGACACACCCATAATTCCTTCTGGAAATTTTGGTTTGCTTTCCTTCATCAGCCTACTTAATAGAAAGTCACATGTGACCCAGAGTATGTGTTGGTTGTGGTACTTTTATGTTACCTTGTGGGAGACAAAAAGCTCTGGCATGTCAGAGGGTGATGTGGACACTAGGGCTGAGTCCACCCCAGACTCCTTGCTTACTCTAAGTCTGGAGCTGATGTCTTCCACCTGGCTGTCTTGTTTGCAGGTGCCTTGTTAAGTGGCTGGAAGTCCGGAAAGTGTGTCCCCTGTGCAACATGCCGGTGCTGCAGCTGGCCCAGTTGCACAGTAAACAGGACCGTGGTCCCCCTCAAGAGCCCCTCCCTGGGGCAGAGAACATTGTATAGCTCACTGAAAGGATCAGACTTGCTGGATACATCAGTGTGGAGCCAGGAGGAATACAGCAGACTTTGTTTGGGCTGTTCGCTGCCTGGGGCACCCACTGTCACTTTTGCCTCATGAAGAACTCTCGAGCCAGGCAAGCTGAGACCCTAGGCATCTGGATCTTGTGACAACCAAAGCACTCTGACATCACCCTAGGCCAAGAGGAGTAGATGAGCCTACAGGTTTGGTTTCATAAATTTTCTGAGCATCTCTTGCTGTCTCCCAGGCACCTCCACATCAACCAGAAGGGAAGATAACACAGGTGTTAGAAAAAGAACTGAGACTGGGACTTTAATGCCACACCCACCTGTGGACCTGTAAGCAGCTGTGCAGacctcacctgtctctgccctcttggCATCCTGAGTCGTGAAACCAGCTGTTCCATCAGCTGAAGCACAACTGACTGCCAGTGTGTGGTGAGGCAGCCCCTGCAAGTCTCTTCAGGTTCTATCCCTTTAATAAGGCCTCTGGGAACCTGAAGACTATGGAACAGCATCAGCAGAACTCCTCGCCACACACACCAGTTCACACTTGCTGTCAGATCTTCCAGGCTGAAGCCATTAGACACACTTGGAAAGGCCTGGTCAGGAGCCATTCTTCTGTTTTCCCTCCTAGTCAGCCATCAGTAAGATGCAGCAGGAGCTTGACCCTGAACCTCTTATGTAACCCAGGAGCCAGGATACTACTGCTTAAGTACCCCACAAATGCAGTATGATTCCATTATAGCTGCTGGCCTCAGCTCACTGGCTAAGGAGTCTCTCTCGGCCCCTCAGATGGCTCCAAAGAGGAGCTGAGCTCCTTCTGCACCAAGGCCAGTCCTCACCCACCTGGATGACCAGGACGCTGACACTTTGCTTCTCTTATCctttcactcccctcctctcttctgcttcttttctatGTAAGAAAAATGTTactgcatttttaaatgtttatcccAAATAAGCTCCCTGTAATTCTAAAGCCAGTGAGCCACCTGGAGTTGTAAATAGTTTGAGGAAGCTCCTGCATGGCTGACCTTCTGTTGGTGTGTACCTCAGTTATTTGGACTTGAGATCCCTAACTGAAGGTGTTTTTATAGGAGAAATGCATGCTGCTCTTTGGCTTTTCCTGTCCAACTTTTCTAGAGATAACTGCCTCCAATAGGCTTTGTGGACACTGTAAATTAGCCATGTAAAGCACAGAACATTCTTTTACAGCTTGCTCTCCCCTCCCTCGTCACGAGAGTGCCACTGTAATGCCTCAACTGCTCTGCCCTGCTGTCCCACAGTTATGGAGAAAGTTTTTGTAGGAAGTACAGCCTGGCATGAAGAGGAATgggcggcggcgggggggggggggggggggcttgctaCTATGTTCTTGCCACCTACCCAATCATAGAATGAGAGGgaacctgcctttgcctccagtaGCTGAGGTCAGATGGGGAAGAAAATTCCTGTCTAACAAGTGCTAAGGAAGCCAAATGTGGTACACACACCTGTATAGTCCCAGCTGAGGCAGGCAGGGTcacaaatttgagaccagccctGGCTTCACTGTGAGATTCTCTTGCAAAAGGGGGTTAGGGGTGGTTCTTGGCAGAGTCCATTTGGAAAATTACAAATCTGGTTGGTGAGGATTGGCTGTCCCCAGTGTGTGCTCTATTTATGGCAGGCCAGCTGGATTCCTATACAGAGCAAAAGGTATGAACCATTTTCTGAGAGTCTTAGCCTGACTGGCCCCTAGAATTCATGCCTATGTTCCTCTTGCTCTTCTGTTTATGTTTGAAGCACCAGAGTCAAATGTCCAGATACTCGTTTACAGTGAAATGTTTTCAGTGACCAATGCCAGAAGTGGGCTTCTTCTGGCCTAGTTTTGTTATAGGTTAGCATTCATCATTTCATATTGCATAACTGGACACAGTAAGGAAATGTCCCCTTAAAGATCACCAAATGGTCAGTAAATTATCACTAACAGCTTTTGTAGAATCTCCAACTGGAACCTTTTCTATTCCTGTCCTTACTAGTAAAAAGCCAGCCTCACCAAAGCTCTGTATTTGTAAAGGCAGAATTCCTCATCAGACCTCCAGGCAGGTTGAGTAGATGATATGCAGTGAATAGTCAGGCTTTGGAAGAATACTGGGGTGCTCTGCTCTGTATCAGGACACCCATTCTGCTGGGCCTGAATGAGGTTCCCTAAACGTTTCTGTTAATGTGACTGCTTTCTAAGAGACATTCCTTGGGCTGAAAGCTGCAACTGTGCAAAGTATGCTTCTCATCTCCCCTTCTTGGCTTAGTGGGTGATCACCTCCTGCTGCAgcagcccccccacacacacacacacctccctgtCATTCTGGCCCCTGTTGTCACAGGAACTCAACATTTACACTGATGTCTGGGTCCCCACCAGTGTTCCCTGTACATCTGCATTTGGCTGAGCCATATTCTGCTCAGGCCCAAACCTGCAGTGAGGTAATTTCCTAAGTTTCTGCTAACATTTATCTAGGGATGAAGATTTTGGTCTACTCTCAGACTATTTGAAATCTTGTCAGGTGTCTTAAATAGGTAGAGGATTAGGTGCTACTTGTGGGCTGTGGGTTAGTGGAACAAAAATCAGCCTAGCTGGACTTCATGCCATGATCATTGTTGTCTGGGAGCCGACTGAATTCAGCTGGCATAGAAATGAACAAACCTGCCCTGATCAGACTTCTGCTTGAGTCACTCTAACATGTAAGCTGACATCTGTGTTTCTCTGCCAGGTGTAATTTAGTTTGGTCTATCCCTGACCATTAAGGTTCTTGTAGCATGTACTTACCTAACCAGGAAGCAGGACAAAGGAGCCAGGTAGGGACAGGTGGCCTCTGGGTGAGGTCTATACTGAGGAATACAGGGGACCTCCCACCACTGCCAAATACTGTTCTTGACAAGACTTGACAGAAGATGTTTTCCTTGGCTCTGTTACAAAGCATGCTATCTCTGATTTCTAACAGCCACTCTACGCTGTGCTCAACACCTACAGCACGTATTTTCTGGGAATCTGAGATGTCCAGAGTTCCAGGGAGATCTCTGCAGACGTGCTTACACTAGTTTGAATTGTCTACTCACTGCTAATTTGCTTTGTGCTTTTCTTCAGGTCAGCCTCTCAGAGCATCCTTTCCTTAGCCACCACCCAGGAATTGTAGCAAGGTTCCTAGAAGACTTATCTGTCAAGTCTGGTGGGCACAGGCATGGGGGACGGGGGACAGGAGCTGCTGATAGCACATACCTTCCTAGTGATAAACTCAAGAACTTCCTGAACTGTGTGTCTTCCCCTGGCTCTGCTGCAGTcaatatttgagacaggttctatGTTCTCCCAGTTGTCATGAAACTGTAGCCTCAAAATCAAAGATCAGCTTCCTCTGCACCTGCTGCAATTAAAGGCGGGGCACCATGCCTGAGCTCCACATGGAATCTTGACTTGGTTGCTCAGTCTTCCTTTGAGTCTTTAAATAGGCAATTCTTCACAAAATTCACATATCACAGTAGTTATCTTCCTTATAAAAATCTATCTCATGAGCACTTAATTCATTATTtgttccttctgtctcccagGGCGGGACAGGACACATGCACACGCTGAGACTTTACAGACAGCCATCCCAGAATATCTACATGAAAGGAGCAGACATGGAAGTTTTTTCATAAAGATTCCTTTACAGATCCGTCTAATAAAACAGCAGAGCTGATTTCCCTACTCTCTCCAGGACGACAGTCTTTCCTCTAGCACTAAACAGTTTCTTCAGGTGCCTGACCAGCTGCCTTTCAAGTCACTTTGGTACAAGTTGGTCCTCAGGGCTAACAGTCATTACATCTAAGTGTCTACAAATGAGACACCACAGAAGCAAATGCTTCCTACAAAATGCTCCCCTCACCCAACTTTCTGATTAACAGAAATCACTCCTAAGTTCATTTTTGCCATCTCCTAAGGTAAAAATTAAAGCAGCCTCCTCTAGGCAACCATAAGGGAGAGCAGACATGTGCCTTGCTCTTCAGCATCCACCACCCAAAGTTCTGCCCCACTCATTCACCCACCTGTTTCCCTGCCCAAGCACAGCCCAGTGAGTAAAGTGTCCCTGTGCTCACCCAAGATGAACCCATCCTTCATGCAACCTCTAGCCTGGCTAATTGCTTAAGAGCAGatgctgatcttccaaaggacccaggttcagttcccaacacccacgtggtggctcacagtttcaatCTGTAGCTTCAATTCCTGGAGATCTCTTCTGGCATTTGAGGCAccaggtgtacacacacatacattcaagcaaacactcatacacataaaagtcaatctttttaaaaaattaccgaAAATGGAAGCATCACAGTATCTAACTAAATCTTAGAGATGAGGACCTGAAATGCCAAGTAAaagctttttaataaaattaacagGACTTGGGTACACTAATTGAGTCAAACACTAGCCCGTTTTCAAGTTCAGCTTTAGAACTCAAATTGCTTAAAGATACTTTTATTCTAGTTAGACTAAGCAAGTATCCACAGTCTTAGTTCCTTTGTTCACACGGTCAGGGAGAACACCCTTGCTGTTTCAAAGGCACGATATAGCTAAGAACATGGACCCACCAGTGTAAAGGGGACTTGCACGGTAGAAACCTCAGCACCACCTTACTCCACTCCAGCCTGGCTGATGTGGAGAAGCAGGACATCTTCCTAGTGATGGCCTGGAACTGGTACCTCTGGGTCTCTTGACAAGTCATTGCCAGGAAAGTAGGGGAGTGGCACTTTAGTCTTGTAGTTTAGCCCCTTGGGGCTTATTTATTAGATATAACTCCCTCAAAAAAGGTTTATGAAATGCTGAGCCTCAGGTTTCATAGACTGTTTGTACACTAAGAATTCTGcagcagaatatttttaaatattggttTTTGTAAgctatatttttgtatatttaattgctattttaaaactttaatgcaTTTTTTGCTAATcacttgttaaaaaaataaaacatgcatgTAATTGACCCAAACACATGTAAATAAAGGGCAGATTTTGAAATACTTTGTAATATGTACCTGTCAACTTATGCACTGGTGGGCATGAAACGGATAGACTGAACAACCTCTGACCTGTCCTCCTTCAACATGGAGTAAGGTGGGGAAAACACATCAGGCCTCGGTGACAGCAAGAAGCCGGACCACACCATCCATCCCTACTGTGACTGTCACTCGGGGTGACTTGATGTATAGCTTTGTCCTTGGATAGTACGCAACACTCCTAGTACTTGCCCCAACCTTAACACTCAAAGTTCTGTAAACGTAGCTGCTTTCCTCTGCTAACACAAGGCAGTGAGCAGCTCTCTGCTGCCCAGCTCCAGCCCATGGCTTCACCACAGCAACCTTGCAACCAACCCTTCTATGCCTTCTATCAAGTACCTGTTGAGCACTTTGCTCTCTGACCCCCAGGACCTTGTACCTCAGGTTATTTTCCCTACAGCCTGTTCCTTCACTACtcatctctacatttttctcatgtTCTGGGGATTCACCGACTCCTCACATTCCCACCTATATTCACATCCTCTACTTGGTCTCTTCAAATGCCCTCATGCTCTGGGGATTATCAAAACCAGGTACTCTGAAACCAACCCTCAGCACCTCCTGGCTCACCTACATACATCCAGCCATTGGGGCTTCTCCCATCTTCCATTTCAGTTCAGGCTACTTTCTCTGTGCTCCATGACTACAAACCCTCCTTTCTACCTGAGTGGAGGAATGAGATGGAACTTTTGGTCACCAAAGAAACTACCTGAACTGGACAGAGAAGACAAGATGCTTCCAACAGCCACTGGATGCAGTTCACAGGTCAGGTGGCCATAAAATGTGATGTGTACATTTCTGCAGATagtgctgggaccacagctgCTAGGGAAGCGGGTTGGAACTGATAAGATGAGGCTCTGAAAACACCTTTTACAATGGAGTTATactagtggt
Proteins encoded in this window:
- the Rnf24 gene encoding RING finger protein 24; translated protein: MSSDFPHYNFRMPNIGFQNLPLNIYIVVFGTAVFVFILSLLFCCYLIRLRHQAHKEFYAYKQVILKEKVKELNLHELCAVCLEDFKPRDELGICPCKHAFHRKCLVKWLEVRKVCPLCNMPVLQLAQLHSKQDRGPPQEPLPGAENIV